A stretch of DNA from Fimbriimonadaceae bacterium:
CGCTTGACGACGGGCTCGGATGTCCGGAAGCCTCCGTGTGAGGCCGTCGGCTCAAGCGTCAGCCCTCCCTTTCTCCCACTTGCTTGCCGAAAGGAAGTAGAGCACCGGCACGGTGAGGCGCGAGAGCAGCGTCGAGGCGATTTCGCCCGCCATCAGCGCGATGGCCAAACCCTGGAAGATCGGGTCGAACAAGATCACGAACGAGCCGACGATCACCGCCGCCGCCGTCAGGAGCATCGGGCGAAATCGGATCGCGCCTGCGTCGATCACCGCCTGCTCCAGCGACGAACCCTGTCGCCTGCGCAGCTCGACGAAGTCGACGAGGATGATCGAGTTGCGAACGATGATCCCCGCTCCGGCGATGAACCCGATCATCGACGTCGCCGTGAAAAACGCTCCCATCAACGCGTGGGCGGGAAGGATGCCGACCAGCGTGAGGGGGATCGGCGCCATGATCACGACAGGCGTCTTGAAGTCCTGGAACCACGCCACCACAAGGATGTAGATCAGGACGAGGACGACCGCGAAGGCCAGTCCCAGGTCGCGGAACACCTCGTAGGTGATGTGCCACTCGCCGTCCCACTTCATCGCAGGGTGATCCGTGGTCTCGGGCAGGTGCGTGGACAGGACGTTGAGGCGCACGTCGTCCGGAAGCTCCATCTTGTCGAGTTCCTGGTTCATCTTCAGGATCGCGTAGACGGGACTCTCCTGCCGACCGACCACGTCCCCGGTGATGTAGATGACGGGCAAGAGATTCTTGTGGTAGATGCTCTTGTCGGTCTTCACCTCGCGGATCGTGGTGAGATCGCTCAGGGGAATCATCGCCCCGCTCGAACTTCGCACTTGGAGCTGCTCGAGCTGGTCCAGACCGCTGCGTTGCGAGCGAGGGAGTCGCGCCATGATCGGTACGTCTTCCCGGGACCCCTCGTCGTGGAAGAGCCCGACCGCCTGGCCCGAGAGCGCAGCGGCGAGGTTGTCGTTGATCGCCTGCACGCTCACTCCTGCGAGCGCGGCCTTCTCCTTGTCCACCTCGAACCGGAACGTGGTCTGGTCGTCGTCCATGTACCAGTCGACATCAGAGACGCCGTCGGTCGTGCTGAAGATCTGCTTCACTTTGCTCGCCACGTCGCGTCGGGTTTCCTCGTTGGGGCCGTAGACCTCGGCGACGAGGGTCTCGAGCACCGGCGGCCCCGGCGGCACCTCCGCGACTTTGATGCGTGCGCCGTAGCGGGAGGCGATGCGGGTGAGATCCGCGCGGATGCGCTTCACGATGTCGTGGCTTTGCGCCTTGCGCTCGCCCTTGTTGGTGAGGTTGACCTGGATGTCGGCTTGGTAGCTCGCGCTGCGCATGAAGTAGTGCCGGACCAGACCGTTGAAGTTGTAGGGGCTCGCGGCTCCGATGTAGATCTGGTAGTCCGTGACCTCCGGCACCTTCGCGCCGTAGTCGGCGAGCGTGCGTGCGACCGCAGCCGTCTGCTCGAGGGTCGTGCCCGTCGGCATGTCCACGATCACTTGGAACTCGTTCTTGTTGTCGAACGGGAGCATCTTGACCGTCACGGCCTTGATGGCGACCAGCGACATCGCGCCCACCAGAAGCAGCGCGATGATCGAGAAGAAGAGCGTGCGGACCTTCCACGAGCGGAGGAGCGGCGTCATGATCCGGCGGTACATCCGGGTGAGGACATCTTCGGGGCCCTCCTCGTCGTGCCCGTGTTTGCCCTTGCCGCCGTTCTTGAGGATGCGCACGGCCGCCCAGGGCGTGACGATGAAGGCGATGAGCAGCGAGAAGATCATCGCGGCGGATGCGCCGACGGGGATTGGGCGCATGTAGGGGCCCATGAGGCCGCCGACGAAGGCCATGGGGAGGATGGCGGCGATGACGGCGAATGTCGCGAGAATCGTGGGGTTGCCCACCTCGTCCACGGCGAGGATCGCGGTCTTCACCACGCCTTGCTCCTTGGCGCTGGGCATGCGGAGGTGGCGCACGATGTTTTCGACCACCACAATGGCGTCGTCCACGAGAATGCCGATCGAGAAGATGAGCGCGAAGAGGGTGATCCGGTTGAGCGTGAATCCGTAGAGGTAGAAGACCAGCAGCGTCAGGGCGAGCGTGACCGGGATGGCCGTGAGCACGACGATCGACTCGCGCCGACCGAGCACGAGGGCGATGAGGATGGTCACGGAGACCACGGCGATGGCCATGTGGAAGAGCAGTTCGCCCGATTTTTCGGCCGAGGTCTCGCCGTAGTTGCGGGTGACCGTCACGCGCACGTCGCCGGGGATGATCGTGCCCTTGAGGGAGTCCACCTTGGCGAGGACGCCGTGGACGACGTCGATCGCGTTCACGCCTTGGCGCTTGGCGACACTGATGGTCACGGCGGGTTCCAGCGCGGTCGTCGCTGGTTCGCTGCTGGCCGGACCCGTGCCGAAGAGCACGTAGTTCTTCGCTTCTTCAGGACCGTCCTCGACGCGTGCCACGTCGGACACTTGGATCGACTTTCCGTCCATGGAGGCGACCACGGCGCTCTCGACGTCGGACGTCGACTTGAAGAAGCCGCCCGCCTTGACGACGATTTCGCTGTTGTCTTCGGCGAAGTGCCCCGCATCGCCCGACTGATTGGCTGAGCCGAGGGCGCGCAGGACATCGGAGGGACTCAATCCATAGCCCGCCAACCGGGAACGGTCCAGGATCACGCGGAGCTCGCGCTTGCGCCCTCCGATGATCATCGTCTCGCTCACGTTGGGAACGCTCTTGATCGCTTGCTCCACCCGTGACGCCACCTGGCGCAGCGTGTAGGAGTCCACGGTCTGGCTGTGGAGGGTCAGGGCGAGAACGGGCACGTCGTCGATCGACCGGGCCTTGATGATGGGTTGGGACGCCCCAGGCGGGATGAGATCGAAATGTCCCTGGAGCTTCTCCCGCAGCCGGACGAAGGCCCGCTCCTGGTCCTGTCCCACGAGGAACCGGACGACGACCATCGACTGGCCGGGGCTGCTGGTGGAGTAGACGTACTCGACGCCCGGAATCTCCCAGATCAGCTTCTCCATCGGCGCGGTGACCCGACGCTCGACCTCCTTTGAGGATGCGCCGGGCATTTGGACGATCACGTCCGCCATCGGCACGACGATCTGCGGTTCCTCCTCGCGAGGGGTCTTCAGGACGGCGAAGAGCCCGAGGAGCAGGGAAGCGAGGATGATGAGCGGGGTGAGTTTGCTGTTGACGAACGCCGCCGCGAGCTTGCCTGCGAAGCCGGTCTTCATGGTTGGCCAGCCGCGACCTTGTCGCCGTCGGCAACGTCGGAGATGGGAGCGAGCACGATGCGATCGCCCTTTCCGAGGCCTGAAAGCACCTCCACTTGACCGCCGAAAGCCTCTCCGAGGGTGACGATCCTCAGCCGCGCGATGCCCTGATCGTTGACCGCATAGACGTAGTGCAGACCCTCCCGTTCCCAGGTCGCGCTTGTCGGAATCAGCATCCGCGGCACGGTCCCGGACCGGATGCGGGCGCGCCCGAACATTCCCGACTTCACGCCGGAGCTGGCTTCCAGCACGAACTTTACGATGAAGCTGTGCGACACCGCGTCGCCCTGGGGGACGATTTCGACGACGCGACCTTGGAGAATCTTGCCCGGCAGCGCATCAAGTTCGATCGGCGACGTGTCTCCCATCCGGACCGTGGCGATCAGGGACTCGGGGACCACCGCCTCGAGGCGGTAGGTACCTCCTTCGATTGCCAACAGGGGCACGCCCGGACTGGCCATCGCTCCGGGATCGACCATGCGCTGGACGATGCGGCCATCGAAGGGCGCAACGACCTTCGTGTAGGAGAGCCCCACCGTCGCCGAACGAAGCGCCGCGTCGGCCTGCCTCACCTGGGCGTGCGTGACGTCGACCGTCTTTCGACTCACGTCGACCTGAAGGGCCGACGCTTTGGCCTGGGCAAGTGCGGATCGCGATTGCTCGAGGCCGGCTCGGGCTTGGCTGACGGCCTCCTCGGCGGCGCGGATTTCTTGGGAGCGGGAACCTTCCTTGGCGATCGACTCGCTTTGGAGCGCCGCGTCGTACTGGCCCTTGGCCAGCTCGTATCGATTTCGCGCGACGTCCAAGTCGCGCCGCGCGATCGCCCCGACGTTGACGAGCTGGGTGGCTCGATCGAGTTCGATCTTCGCGAGTTTGAGATTGGACTCGGCCTGCACGACGGCGATGTGCGTCTGGGCCACCTCCTGGGTCCTGGGGCCTGCGACGGCCAGGTCGCGGCGGGCCTCCGCCGCGGCAAGTTGGGCTTGGGCTTGGCGAACGCCGGATTCCGCTTGGGCGATGCGGGCTTGGCTCGTCCGCTCTTCCATCGTCGCGCTGGTCTTGGCGCTGTCGACGGCGACCACGGAAGCCTGGTAGTTGGCGCCGGCCAGGTTGACGGCGGCTTGGAGTTCGCGCGAGTCGATCCCGACCAGTAGTTGGCCCCGTTTGACGTTGTCCCCCTCGCGTCCGACCACCTTCTCGACCCTGCCCATCACTTTCGAGGCGAGCGTGGTTTCGAACTGCGCTCGGACGGTTCCGGTGACGAGGGTGCCCTCGGCCGCTTCCGACTGGCCCACCGTGAGTATCTGGGCGTCCACCGTCCGCGCCGCCTCCTGCGGCTTGGAAGGGGTCTCCTTAGGTCCGCATCCAGCGATCAGGCCGGCACCCGCCGCGGCGAAGATGGCGATTCCTGTCCATTGAAGCTTCTTCATCACAAAGCACGATCCTCCGTACAACCCAAGAGAGGCGGCTGCGCGGCGAGAGGATTCGGGGTCGGCGGTATGAATCCTCGCCCTCGGCAAAGGGCTCTTTCGGTTCGGAGGATCACACCCATGAAGCAAGCCGTTCACACCGACGCATTTCCCCATTCAAAGCCGGCGGACCGCCGCCTCGACCGCCAGACGCACCTGGTTGCCGGGCTGATGTTGGGAGCCGCCTTTCTGCTGGCCGGATGGGTGGACCCCCGATGGATCTATCTGGCCCTGCTGCCAACTTTCGGGCTCCTGCTCGACGCCTTGACGGGCGTTTGTCCCATGACCCTGCTGTTG
This window harbors:
- a CDS encoding efflux RND transporter periplasmic adaptor subunit; protein product: MKKLQWTGIAIFAAAGAGLIAGCGPKETPSKPQEAARTVDAQILTVGQSEAAEGTLVTGTVRAQFETTLASKVMGRVEKVVGREGDNVKRGQLLVGIDSRELQAAVNLAGANYQASVVAVDSAKTSATMEERTSQARIAQAESGVRQAQAQLAAAEARRDLAVAGPRTQEVAQTHIAVVQAESNLKLAKIELDRATQLVNVGAIARRDLDVARNRYELAKGQYDAALQSESIAKEGSRSQEIRAAEEAVSQARAGLEQSRSALAQAKASALQVDVSRKTVDVTHAQVRQADAALRSATVGLSYTKVVAPFDGRIVQRMVDPGAMASPGVPLLAIEGGTYRLEAVVPESLIATVRMGDTSPIELDALPGKILQGRVVEIVPQGDAVSHSFIVKFVLEASSGVKSGMFGRARIRSGTVPRMLIPTSATWEREGLHYVYAVNDQGIARLRIVTLGEAFGGQVEVLSGLGKGDRIVLAPISDVADGDKVAAGQP
- a CDS encoding DUF2892 domain-containing protein, whose amino-acid sequence is MKQAVHTDAFPHSKPADRRLDRQTHLVAGLMLGAAFLLAGWVDPRWIYLALLPTFGLLLDALTGVCPMTLLLKRMPWNAK
- a CDS encoding efflux RND transporter permease subunit; the encoded protein is MKTGFAGKLAAAFVNSKLTPLIILASLLLGLFAVLKTPREEEPQIVVPMADVIVQMPGASSKEVERRVTAPMEKLIWEIPGVEYVYSTSSPGQSMVVVRFLVGQDQERAFVRLREKLQGHFDLIPPGASQPIIKARSIDDVPVLALTLHSQTVDSYTLRQVASRVEQAIKSVPNVSETMIIGGRKRELRVILDRSRLAGYGLSPSDVLRALGSANQSGDAGHFAEDNSEIVVKAGGFFKSTSDVESAVVASMDGKSIQVSDVARVEDGPEEAKNYVLFGTGPASSEPATTALEPAVTISVAKRQGVNAIDVVHGVLAKVDSLKGTIIPGDVRVTVTRNYGETSAEKSGELLFHMAIAVVSVTILIALVLGRRESIVVLTAIPVTLALTLLVFYLYGFTLNRITLFALIFSIGILVDDAIVVVENIVRHLRMPSAKEQGVVKTAILAVDEVGNPTILATFAVIAAILPMAFVGGLMGPYMRPIPVGASAAMIFSLLIAFIVTPWAAVRILKNGGKGKHGHDEEGPEDVLTRMYRRIMTPLLRSWKVRTLFFSIIALLLVGAMSLVAIKAVTVKMLPFDNKNEFQVIVDMPTGTTLEQTAAVARTLADYGAKVPEVTDYQIYIGAASPYNFNGLVRHYFMRSASYQADIQVNLTNKGERKAQSHDIVKRIRADLTRIASRYGARIKVAEVPPGPPVLETLVAEVYGPNEETRRDVASKVKQIFSTTDGVSDVDWYMDDDQTTFRFEVDKEKAALAGVSVQAINDNLAAALSGQAVGLFHDEGSREDVPIMARLPRSQRSGLDQLEQLQVRSSSGAMIPLSDLTTIREVKTDKSIYHKNLLPVIYITGDVVGRQESPVYAILKMNQELDKMELPDDVRLNVLSTHLPETTDHPAMKWDGEWHITYEVFRDLGLAFAVVLVLIYILVVAWFQDFKTPVVIMAPIPLTLVGILPAHALMGAFFTATSMIGFIAGAGIIVRNSIILVDFVELRRRQGSSLEQAVIDAGAIRFRPMLLTAAAVIVGSFVILFDPIFQGLAIALMAGEIASTLLSRLTVPVLYFLSASKWEKGRADA